One Malus domestica chromosome 11, GDT2T_hap1 genomic region harbors:
- the LOC114819609 gene encoding ent-copalyl diphosphate synthase, chloroplastic-like isoform X2: protein MDTYDLNFQRQEGVWLFGAKDKRVFRSKCSTVSKPRTQDLVLQNILKWHESVKDDIEGDEAAPMDFQSINKIKEHVESIRSTLVSMEDGEISISAYDTAWVASFSGRY from the exons ATGGACACTTACGATCTTAATTTTCAGCGTCAAGAAG GTGTTTGGCTGTTCGGGGCTAAAGACAAAAGAGTTTTTCGCTCCAAATGCAGTACGGTTTCAAAACCCCGAACTCAAG ATCTCGTGTTACAAAATATTCTGAAGTGGCACGAGAGTGTGAAGGATGACATAGAAGGAGATGAAGCAGCTCCTATG gATTTTCAATCGATTAATAAGATCAAGGAACATGTTGAATCCATTAGATCAACGTTGGTTTCGATGGAGGACGGGGAGATATCAATCTCGGCATACGACACCGCATGGGTGGCTAGCTTTAGTGGAAGATATTGA
- the LOC114819609 gene encoding ent-copalyl diphosphate synthase, chloroplastic-like isoform X1 — MSSNSAQPFLSSPSALLRTTSSSLSIINQSPRVWLFGAKDKRVFRSKCSTVSKPRTQDLVLQNILKWHESVKDDIEGDEAAPMDFQSINKIKEHVESIRSTLVSMEDGEISISAYDTAWVASFSGRY; from the exons ATGTCTTCTAATTCCGCCCAGCCTTTTCTCTCTTCACCCTCAGCTCTTCTACGAACCACCTCCTCTTCTCTTTCCATTATTAATCAATCACCGC GTGTTTGGCTGTTCGGGGCTAAAGACAAAAGAGTTTTTCGCTCCAAATGCAGTACGGTTTCAAAACCCCGAACTCAAG ATCTCGTGTTACAAAATATTCTGAAGTGGCACGAGAGTGTGAAGGATGACATAGAAGGAGATGAAGCAGCTCCTATG gATTTTCAATCGATTAATAAGATCAAGGAACATGTTGAATCCATTAGATCAACGTTGGTTTCGATGGAGGACGGGGAGATATCAATCTCGGCATACGACACCGCATGGGTGGCTAGCTTTAGTGGAAGATATTGA